A section of the Portunus trituberculatus isolate SZX2019 chromosome 20, ASM1759143v1, whole genome shotgun sequence genome encodes:
- the LOC123506626 gene encoding uncharacterized protein LOC123506626, translated as MTATSRVTNRSQTQCSLCHGHHPIDTCRCFIEMNTTDRLSLVRRERRCLSCFGYNYWITTCPRKVKVGAKSQDPRNSIITGAVLDSGSDRSYCTRGLADRLQAKGEPVQLTIGTIMCEDKQLNTEQLDLMFHAPKEVELLIGLDIPQALVPLEVRSGKDGEPFATRTLLGWTINGPMGLDGHDVTTVNSHITTTIAENQRKHLDHQVNLLWELNATNNNCDDPISVEDKRVTKLWSENVVQVDGHYQLPIPFRNKSPDLPDNKELAERRLASLRRRLVKHPELFIRYQEEMSRLLSEGHAERVPSHNLNTTPGKTWYLPHHPVLNPKKPEKMRIVFDCAATYKTLSLNSQVMQGPDLNNNLMGVLLRFRQERVAIMADIEAMFHQVLVTPEHRDALRFLWWNNEHMSGPPATYRMKVHLFGGVWSPSCAAFALQRTFQDHGKYLHEEIQKASRNFYVDDLLHSVESPGKATIVIHRLRKLLNKGGFRLTKWSCNQKRVLKEVPQSEQAMGVKEILLGDKLPTERALGILWDLEEDELAVQVQIPKKPETKRRRFSACLWRGVIPEDDKCRRSTSNLFVCGKAKLAPLKQQTIPRLELCAAVLATRADKQIRKELDQRIDRTTFWTDSTAVLQYIRNTERRFHVFVANRISAIHEESNPEQWRHVTSSINPADDASRGLNGMELSRSSRWIRGPAFLSLDEDQWPRNDLEVPNLTDEDPEVKKETTVLAINVSQGQDILEKLWNRYSSWYRVLKGVAWIRRFLQWLVEKKDGSCHQGNRLLAREVEEARLAVLKCLQGKHFSQEIKTLEGTQCVKHGEMIRLKPHLGMDGLIRVGSRLTRAALQTAQRIPILLPRENRLTELIVQEIHATKTGHSGREYTLAALRENWIPKCRRLLDRVLRTCVTCRRTNWTHTRQRKADLPEDRLPSGDQPFTYTGVDCFGPILVKHGRARAKRWGCLFTCLTTRAILTSLSADSFISALTRFTGHRGTPKRIHSDNGTNMLGAIHELKEAVSSWHNNNIVRDAILRRQVEWRFNPPKASHMGGVWERQIRTVRKVLQAVVGSQILDDERLHTLFCAVEKIVNGRRPITPVSDDPNDLTALTPLHLLRMGAESLPIGNDLTVADTYRRRWKHAQYIADQLWKRWLKEYLPTLRQRRGPLRTRCDWHPGDIVLITDQPLPRSQWMLGRILEVIPSEDGFVRQVKVKTENSVLTRPVSKLCQLEGATTPHEYGFEVRQMRSEGEFTASCQATPRSSPQQAIAEYTLTSSSPCNEP; from the exons ATGACCGCGACGTCAAGGGTGACGAACAGAAGTCAGACACAGTGCTCGCTGTGTCATGGACACCATCCCATCGACACCTGTAGATGCTTCATTGAGATGAATACAACTGACCGCCTCTCACTAGTGCGACGAGAGCGGCGGTGTTTGTCTTGCTTCGGCTATAATTACTGGATCACGACATGTCCCCGAAAG GTGAAGGTGGGAGCTAAGAGCCAAGATCCAAGAAACTCCATCATTACGGGTGCCGTCTTAGATTCAGGTAGTGATAGATCTTATTGTACACGTGGTCTAGCAGATCGTCTACAAGCCAAAGGGGAGCCAGTGCAGCTAACTATTGGCACAATTATGTGTGAAGATAAACAGTTAAACACTGAACAACTTGATTTAATG TTCCATGCTCCAAAGGAAGTGGAACTTTTAATAGGCTTAGATATACCCCAAGCCCTAGTACCATTAGAAGTAAGATCTGGAAAGGATGGAGAACCATTCGCAACGCGCACCCTTCTTGGTTGGACAATTAATGGCCCTATGGGACTAGACGGCCATGATGTAACCACAGTGAACAGTCACATCACCACGACAATtgcagaaaatcaaagaaaacaccTGGACCACCAAGTCAACCTTTTATGGGAACTAAatgccaccaacaacaactgtGATGATCCCATCTCTGTCGAAGACAAAAGAGTCACGAAATTATGGTCAGAGAACGTAGTACAAGTGGATGGACATTACCAACTTCCCATCCCATTTCGCAACAAGAGCCCAGACCTTCCAGACAACAAAGAACTTGCTGAACGACGGTTGGCAAGCCTTAGGAGACGTCTCGTGAAACATCCGGAACTCTTCATCCGATATCAAGAAGAAATGTCACGCTTACTTAGTGAAGGCCATGCCGAGCGAGTTCCCTCTCATAATCTCAATACTACACCTGGCAAGACTTGGTATCTCCCACATCATCCAGTACTAAATCCTAAGAAACCAGAAAAGATGAGAATAGTCTTCGATTGTGCAGCCACTTATAAGACGTTATCATTAAACAGTCAAGTGATGCAAGGACCCGACCTTAACAACAACTTGATGGGCGTCCTCCTCAGATTTCGACAAGAAAGGGTAGCTATAATGGCAGATATTGAAGCTATGTTCCACCAAGTGCTCGTGACTCCGGAACACAGAGACGCACTGAGATTCCTCTGGTGGAACAATGAACATATGTCAGGGCCTCCTGCTACGTACCGAATGAAGGTGCATCTGTTTGGGGGAGTGTGGAGCCCTTCATGTGCAGCATTTGCTCTACAACGAACATTCCAGGATCACGGAAAATATCTTCATGAGGAGATCCAGAAGGCGAGCCGCAATTTCTACGTCGACGATCTACTACACTCAGTAGAATCCCCGGGCAAGGCTACAATTGTCATTCATAGGCTCAGAAAGTTGTTAAACAAGGGAGGATTCAGGCTCACAAAATGGTCCTGTAATCAAAAGAGGGTTCTTAAGGAAGTGCCACAGTCGGAGCAGGCCATGGGAGTGAAGGAAATCCTATTGGGCGACAAGTTGCCCACGGAACGAGCGCTGGGCATTCTGTGGGATCTGGAAGAGGACGAATTAGCGGTGCAAGTCCAAATACCAAAGAAACCAGAGACGAAGCGG CGACGCTTCTCAGCATGCCTATGGCGTGGTGTCATACCTGAGGATGACAAATGCAGAAGGAGCACATCAAATCTCTTTGTGTGTGGTAAGGCCAAGCTGGCCCCTCTGAAACAACAGACCATACCCCGTCTTGAATTGTGTGCTGCAGTATTGGCCACAAGGGCAGACAAACAAATACGTAAAGAGCTTGACCAAAGAATCGATAGAACGACGTTCTGGACAGACAGCACAGCCGTCTTACAGTATATTAGAAATACTGAACGACGCTTTCACGTCTTTGTGGCCAACCGGATTTCGGCGATTCATGAAGAATCTAACCCAGAACAGTGGAGGCACGTGACCTCGTCAATAAACCCGGCAGATGACGCCAGTCGGGGCCTGAACGGAATGGAGCTCTCGAGAAGCAGCAGATGGATTCGAgggccagctttcctctctttagATGAAGATCAGTGGCCAAGGAATGACTTAGAGGTTCCAAATCTCACTGATGAGGACCcagaagtgaaaaaggaaactaCAGTACTGGCAATTAACGTAAGTCAAGGACAGGACATCCTGGAGAAATTATGGAACAGATACTCCTCTTGGTACAGGGTCCTGAAAGGAGTAGCGTGGATTAGGAGATTCCTACAAtggctggtggagaagaaagatgggTCGTGTCATCAGGGTAACAGACTCTTGGcaagagaggtagaagaagcAAGGCTTGCAGTATTGAAGTGCCTACAAGGGAAACACTTCTCTCAAGAAATTAAAACATTAGAAGGGACACAGTGTGTAAAACATGGCGAAATGATTCGATTAAAACCTCATTTGGGCATGGATGGCTTGATCAGAGTAGGCAGCCGCTTGACACGAGCGGCCCTACAGACAGCCCAAAGGATCCCGATACTGCTACCGAGGGAGAACAGACTCACGGAACTTATTGTGCAAGAAATACATGCCACCAAGACCGGACACTCAGGCCGTGAATACACACTCGCGGCATTACGTGAAAACTGGATTCCTAAATGCCGACGGCTACTTGATCGCGTGTTACGGACCTGTGTAACGTGTCGAAGGACCAATTGGACACACACGAGACAAAGAAAGGCCGATCTCCCTGAGGATCGTCTGCCCTCTGGAGACCAGCCGTTTACCTACACAGGTGTAGATTGCTTTGGCCCTATCCTGGTTAAACATGGACGAGCTCGTGCAAAAAGATGGGGTTGTTTATTTACTTGCCTGACCACCAGAGCCATACTTACTTCTCTAAGTGCAGACTCTTTCATTTCTGCTCTAACAAGGTTCACGGGACACAGAGGTACTCCCAAACGCATTCACTCTGACAATGGAACAAATATGCTTGGAGCCATCCATGAACTAAAGGAAGCAGTGAGCAGTTGGCATAATAATAACATAGTCAGAGACGCTATCCTACGACGCCAAGTAGAATGGCGATTCAATCCACCAAAGGCTTCGCACATGGGCGGAGTATGGGAACGCCAAATCCGGACAGTAAGGAAGGTCCTTCAGGCAGTAGTAGGCTCCCAAATACTGGATGATGAACGCCTTCATACACTATTCTGTGCTGTGGAAAAAATCGTTAATGGAAGAAGACCTATCACTCCTGTGTCCGACGACCCCAATGACCTTACAGCACTAACGCCACTTCACTTACTCCGGATGGGAGCTGAATCCCTCCCTATTGGCAATGACCTGACTGTAGCAGATACATACCGCCGTCGATGGAAACACGCTCAGTATATAGCAGATCAGTTATGGAAAAGGTGGCTCAAGGAATATCTTCCTACACTCCGGCAAAGACGAGGACCCTTAAGAACTCGATGCGACTGGCACCCTGGCGACATCGTACTCATCACGGATCAACCCCTACCTCGAAGTCAATGGATGCTTGGCAGAATACTAGAAGTGATACCAAGTGAAGATGGCTTTGTTCGCCAAGTCAAGGTGAAGACAGAAAACTCTGTTCTCACACGCCCAGTGTCCAAACTTTGCCAGTTAGAAGGCGCAACAACGCCCCATGAGTATGGTTTCGAGGTCCGA CAGATGAGGTCAGAGGGTGAGTTCACTGCCTCATGCCAGGCCACACCAAGGAGCAGCCCTCAACAAGCTATCGCAGAGTACACGTTAACATCGTCATCTCCTTGTAACGAGCCGTAG